Proteins co-encoded in one Synergistes jonesii genomic window:
- a CDS encoding FAD binding domain-containing protein — protein MTALERPRSLSELFSLRRAGVTFVAGGTDWIIRNRGRLSDDAVVADLSLIDEMRGISLDGGYLRIGALETMTSLHRSALVRKYASALADAAYVMGSEQIRNRATVGGNVANSSPAADTPPALAALGAEAVAASAEGKRRVPVEEIVGRNKNNLAEGELIKEFIIPADTERISAFLKVGSRSQVSISRINVAAAVRPQGGLYKEGRLFVGTLGVAARRCAAAEAAMGAPGLEKSLPEALCALAVEAIPGRPTLPYKQSVLRALAQDLCAKLAERRAADE, from the coding sequence ATGACGGCGCTTGAACGCCCTCGCTCGCTGAGCGAGCTATTTTCGCTCCGGCGCGCCGGCGTGACCTTCGTCGCGGGGGGCACCGACTGGATCATAAGAAATCGCGGCAGGCTTTCCGACGACGCTGTTGTGGCCGACCTCTCGCTGATAGATGAGATGAGGGGCATATCGCTTGACGGAGGATATCTGCGGATAGGCGCCCTTGAGACTATGACGTCGCTGCACAGAAGCGCCCTTGTGAGGAAATACGCGTCGGCTCTCGCCGACGCGGCCTACGTCATGGGCTCCGAGCAGATAAGGAACCGCGCCACGGTGGGCGGCAACGTAGCGAACTCTTCGCCCGCCGCCGACACACCGCCGGCGCTGGCGGCGCTCGGCGCCGAAGCGGTCGCGGCGTCGGCCGAAGGAAAGAGGCGTGTACCCGTTGAGGAGATCGTCGGGCGCAACAAGAACAACCTGGCCGAAGGAGAGCTCATCAAAGAATTTATCATCCCGGCGGACACCGAAAGGATTTCCGCTTTTTTGAAGGTCGGCAGCAGAAGCCAGGTCAGCATATCGAGGATAAACGTCGCGGCCGCGGTGCGCCCGCAAGGGGGCCTCTATAAAGAGGGCAGGCTCTTCGTCGGGACGCTCGGCGTCGCCGCCAGGCGCTGCGCCGCGGCCGAAGCCGCGATGGGCGCGCCGGGCTTGGAAAAGAGCCTCCCAGAGGCGCTCTGCGCTTTAGCGGTCGAAGCGATACCGGGGCGTCCGACGCTTCCCTACAAGCAGTCGGTGCTGCGCGCGCTCGCGCAGGACCTATGCGCGAAGCTCGCTGAGAGGAGGGCGGCCGATGAATAA
- a CDS encoding (2Fe-2S)-binding protein has translation MRISLKVNGKRRMADVGADTRLIDMLRNDFRLTGVKEGCGAGECGACTVLLDGDAVCSCVVPAVQACGREVTTIEGLEADGELDAIQQAFIDCDATQCGFCTPGMIMSAKALLLKNPHPTRGEIKRAIAGNICRCTGYLPIVNAVEAAAKRLGDKE, from the coding sequence ATGCGTATCTCATTGAAAGTCAACGGAAAAAGAAGGATGGCTGACGTCGGCGCCGATACGCGGCTGATAGACATGCTGCGGAACGATTTCAGGCTCACCGGCGTGAAGGAGGGCTGCGGCGCCGGCGAATGCGGAGCGTGCACTGTGCTGCTCGACGGCGACGCGGTGTGCTCATGCGTGGTGCCGGCCGTGCAGGCGTGCGGGCGCGAGGTGACGACGATCGAGGGGCTTGAGGCGGACGGAGAGCTCGACGCGATACAGCAGGCCTTTATCGACTGCGATGCGACGCAGTGCGGCTTCTGCACGCCGGGCATGATCATGTCGGCCAAAGCGCTGCTGCTGAAGAATCCGCACCCGACGCGCGGCGAGATAAAACGCGCGATCGCGGGCAACATCTGTCGCTGCACCGGCTACCTGCCGATCGTGAACGCCGTGGAGGCCGCCGCTAAGCGGCTCGGAGATAAAGAATGA
- a CDS encoding AAA family ATPase — MKLKISLLGNSFIEYGGKKVVFQLHKAESLFYYVALNGETARDELKSLFWCDKSESQASANLRNALYLIKNTMPEAVEVNRRTVRAAPFEDDVGVLAPLSDPSVPLPPRIFAAPLKGLAPTGSPAFAEWLEAEREKIRQGLVELIKKRVAAAYETQDGGAVEESLSALLRLDPFDEGSVLELMELYSDTGRFSRAAELFRGYSEALGAKLSLSPSERAVRFYAKLTSAQNKKGRRNKFWCRERELALLSEKLSSGAPALIFIHGEAGIGKSALIGELLSEMPAGETSVLSAKATPVGGSYAYSSWNNILKELSALLARDGALPDKRSVSMLAAIFPGFMNGERLSFNADISSVAEINPIALASVIAELAAAAAKRRRLIFVFEDIHWFDAKSAELLCAFLSCAPQADAIVSSRPESARATLAALKRAKSGREVTEVELAPFSNEEIKFISRGMLPESTIREHGLSFFVRESEGVPLMLFEMLRALKENPGSDCTRGLGALILERIGELSRRERDVLNAVAVCSGAPAETISEITAIPIEDTLASAELLIARGLLRERGDAAGSVLELTHLRLRDCVYGSIPAAKRRELHRRAAAALNKRYLPQRWDPELSAVLSHHYAKAGERVLELKQYLRELIFDITLNHDLFPTLSDRLFLSCSMPYSSRDDTDKKVERVISILDELRGSEALTEREYARLEASCFELAGGYRISWGEYAAARLYMSEALRISKAYGFTETQIHCIKHRAYMYMQTEEADKLIGAARELLRLAKEAPSPHYLATAVRFIGMGFTMKQDYCRAEKIFFRSVELFEQMTLTGRRYTLGKLVAKCYLGEIYERSGRLEKAAEQLAECTRKCEEMNLFWGRSYFHTAAANIALDAREMDEFFQHIDRAAALFESCRGGRCGSILYSTKAIADAERGDAEGARRALGISERLLRLVPKKDWRASHSLAKAWAALKSGGDFREEAAAAARLYEENGFPSRAAWIRKKFKSG, encoded by the coding sequence ATGAAGCTTAAAATTTCGCTGCTTGGCAACAGCTTTATAGAGTATGGCGGGAAAAAAGTCGTCTTTCAGCTCCACAAAGCTGAGAGCCTGTTCTACTACGTCGCCCTCAACGGCGAGACCGCGCGCGACGAACTGAAATCCCTCTTCTGGTGCGATAAAAGCGAATCGCAGGCCTCCGCGAACCTTAGAAACGCGCTCTACTTGATAAAAAACACGATGCCGGAAGCCGTCGAGGTGAACCGGCGCACGGTGCGCGCCGCGCCCTTCGAAGACGACGTAGGCGTGCTCGCGCCCCTTTCGGACCCGAGCGTCCCGCTGCCGCCGCGGATATTCGCGGCGCCGCTCAAGGGGCTTGCTCCAACGGGGTCGCCGGCGTTTGCGGAATGGCTCGAGGCGGAGAGGGAAAAGATTCGCCAAGGGCTCGTCGAACTGATAAAAAAGCGCGTCGCCGCCGCTTACGAGACGCAGGACGGCGGCGCCGTCGAAGAATCGCTTTCCGCGCTGCTGAGGCTCGACCCCTTCGACGAGGGCTCGGTGCTCGAACTCATGGAACTTTACTCCGACACTGGGCGCTTCAGCCGAGCGGCGGAGCTCTTCCGCGGCTACTCCGAGGCGCTCGGCGCGAAGCTCTCGCTCTCCCCCTCCGAAAGGGCGGTAAGATTTTATGCGAAGCTGACGAGCGCGCAGAATAAAAAAGGGAGACGGAACAAATTTTGGTGCCGCGAACGTGAGCTTGCGCTGCTCTCGGAAAAACTTTCGTCGGGCGCGCCCGCCCTCATATTCATACACGGCGAAGCCGGCATAGGGAAATCAGCGCTGATAGGCGAGCTGCTCTCCGAGATGCCAGCCGGCGAAACTTCCGTCCTCTCGGCGAAGGCCACGCCGGTCGGCGGCAGCTACGCTTACTCGTCGTGGAACAACATACTGAAAGAATTATCCGCGTTGCTCGCGCGCGACGGAGCGCTGCCGGACAAAAGGAGCGTTTCCATGCTGGCCGCGATATTCCCCGGCTTCATGAACGGCGAGAGGCTCTCCTTCAACGCCGACATATCGAGCGTCGCGGAGATAAATCCGATCGCCCTCGCCTCGGTGATAGCCGAGCTCGCTGCCGCCGCGGCGAAACGGCGCCGCCTTATATTCGTCTTCGAAGACATACATTGGTTCGACGCGAAATCAGCCGAGCTGCTCTGCGCCTTTCTTTCCTGCGCGCCGCAGGCGGACGCGATAGTCTCAAGCCGCCCGGAATCGGCGCGAGCGACGCTTGCCGCGTTGAAGCGAGCGAAGAGCGGGCGCGAGGTCACGGAGGTCGAACTCGCCCCCTTCAGCAACGAGGAGATAAAATTCATAAGCCGCGGCATGCTGCCCGAAAGCACGATAAGAGAGCACGGGCTTTCCTTCTTCGTCCGCGAAAGCGAGGGCGTCCCGCTGATGCTTTTCGAAATGCTGCGCGCGTTGAAAGAAAATCCGGGCTCGGACTGCACGAGGGGACTCGGCGCGTTGATACTCGAACGCATCGGCGAACTGAGCCGGCGCGAACGCGACGTGCTGAACGCCGTCGCGGTCTGCTCGGGAGCGCCGGCGGAGACGATATCAGAGATAACTGCGATACCGATAGAAGACACACTGGCGTCGGCCGAACTGTTGATCGCGCGCGGCCTGCTGCGCGAACGCGGCGATGCCGCCGGCTCAGTGCTCGAACTGACTCACCTCAGGCTGCGCGACTGCGTCTACGGCTCCATACCGGCCGCGAAGCGCAGAGAGCTGCACAGGCGCGCCGCCGCCGCTCTCAACAAAAGATACCTGCCTCAGCGCTGGGACCCCGAACTCAGCGCCGTGCTCAGCCACCACTACGCGAAGGCCGGCGAGAGGGTGCTCGAACTCAAACAGTACCTGCGCGAGCTGATATTCGACATAACACTCAACCACGATCTCTTCCCGACGCTCTCAGACCGTCTCTTCCTGTCATGCTCGATGCCCTACAGCAGCCGCGACGATACCGACAAAAAAGTCGAGCGCGTCATCTCGATACTCGACGAACTGCGCGGCTCAGAGGCCCTGACGGAAAGAGAATACGCCCGGCTCGAGGCGAGCTGCTTCGAGCTCGCCGGCGGCTATCGCATAAGCTGGGGGGAATACGCCGCGGCAAGGCTCTACATGAGTGAAGCGCTGCGCATATCGAAAGCTTACGGCTTCACCGAGACGCAGATACACTGCATCAAGCACCGCGCGTACATGTACATGCAGACGGAAGAAGCCGACAAGCTGATAGGCGCGGCGCGCGAACTGCTGCGCCTGGCGAAGGAGGCGCCGTCGCCGCACTACTTAGCTACGGCGGTGCGCTTCATAGGGATGGGCTTTACGATGAAACAGGACTACTGTCGCGCCGAAAAAATATTCTTTCGCTCCGTCGAGCTCTTCGAGCAGATGACGCTGACCGGCAGAAGATACACGCTCGGCAAGCTCGTCGCGAAATGCTACCTCGGCGAAATATACGAGAGGAGCGGCAGGCTTGAAAAAGCCGCCGAGCAGCTCGCCGAATGCACGCGAAAATGCGAGGAGATGAACCTCTTCTGGGGAAGGAGCTACTTCCACACCGCGGCCGCGAACATCGCGCTCGACGCGCGCGAGATGGACGAATTTTTCCAACACATCGACCGAGCCGCCGCTCTATTCGAAAGCTGCCGCGGAGGCCGCTGTGGCTCGATACTCTACAGCACGAAGGCGATCGCCGACGCAGAGCGCGGAGACGCCGAGGGCGCGCGCAGGGCGCTCGGCATCTCCGAACGACTGCTGCGCCTCGTCCCCAAAAAAGACTGGCGGGCTTCGCACAGCCTCGCGAAGGCCTGGGCCGCACTGAAAAGCGGCGGGGACTTCCGCGAAGAGGCGGCAGCCGCCGCGCGCCTCTACGAGGAAAACGGCTTTCCCTCGCGCGCGGCCTGGATAAGGAAAAAATTCAAAAGCGGATAA